One window of the Triticum dicoccoides isolate Atlit2015 ecotype Zavitan chromosome 3B, WEW_v2.0, whole genome shotgun sequence genome contains the following:
- the LOC119274945 gene encoding RING finger and transmembrane domain-containing protein 2-like, which produces MMDAPPTPTTPPASPRPQTQPQAQAPAAAAVPSRRYGVHFSASSFIQAPLSALLEYSGVLRADPGPHLPPAGGGEVSIRIVGSAPTDGADDVQEEGAEGDAARGAHPSAPAPAAAAGADTSSSYQRYDIQQVARWVEQILPFTLLLLVVFIRQHLQGFFVTIWIAAVMFKSNDILRKQTALKGERKMLILVGITILFVVHVSGVYWCYKNGDLIRPLVMLPPKEIPPFWHAIFVILVNDTMVRQTAMIMKCLLLMYYRNTKGRSYRRQGQMLTLVEYFLLLYRALLPAPVWYRFFLNKEYGSLFSSLTTGLYLTFKLTSVVEKIQSFFTSLRALSHEDFHYGSYATSEQVAAAGDMCAICQEKMHVPILLRCKHVFCEDCVSEWFERERTCPLCRALVKPADLRSFGDGSTSLFFQLF; this is translated from the exons ATGATGGACGCGCCGCCGACGCCCACCACGCCCCCGGCGTCGCCGCGGCCCCAGACGCAGCCGCAGGCCCAGGCCCCCGCGGCCGCGGCCGTGCCGTCCAGGCGCTACGGCGTGCATTTCTCCGCCTCCAGCTTCATCCAGGCGCCGCTCTCCGCGCTGCTCGAGTACTCGGGCGTCCTCCGCGCCGACCCCGGCCCGCACCTCCCGCCCGCCGGGGGCGGCGAGGTGTCGATCCGGATCGTGGGGTCGGCGCCGACCGACGGGGCCGACGACGTGCAGGAGGAGGGTGCGGAGGGAGACGCCGCGAGGGGGGCGCACCCTTCCGCGCCCGCGCCGGCGGCCGCGGCCGGCGCCGACACCTCCTCCTCCTACCAGAGGTACGACATACAGCAGGTGGCCAGGTGGGTGGAGCAGATACTGCCCTTCACCCTGCTGCTGCTCGTCGTCTTCATCAGACAGCACCTGCAAG GTTTCTTTGTCACCATCTGGATTGCTGCCGTGATGTTCAAGTCCAATGACATCCTGCGCAAGCAGACTGCTCTCAAG GGGGAGAGAAAAATGTTAATTCTTGTGGGAATTACAATATTATTTGTCGTTCATGTATCTGGAGTGTACTGGTGTTACAAGAATGGTGATCTTATCAGACCTCTGGTCATGCTTCCTCCAAAAGAGATACCACCATTTTGGCATGCAATATTCGTAATCCTGGTGAATG ATACAATGGTGCGCCAAACTGCTATGATCATGAAGTGCTTACTGCTAATGTACTACAGGAACACCAAGGGCCGTAGCTATCGTAGGCag GGGCAAATGTTAACACTCGTGGAATACTTTCTACTTCTGTACCGTGCCTTATTGCCTGCCCCTGTATGGTACCGTTTTTTCCTGAACAAGGAGTATGGGAGCCTATTTTCCTCTCTAACCACTGGACTGTATCTTACTTTCAAGCTGACATCTGTCGTGGAAAAG ATTCAATCATTTTTTACATCTCTGAGAGCGTTGTCCCATGAAGACTTCCATTATGGTTCATATGCAACGAGTGAGCAG GTTGCTGCCGCTGGAGATATGTGTGCTATATGCCAAGAGAAGATGCATGTCCCCATTCTTTTGCGCTGTAAACATGTCTTCTGCGAAGATTGTGTCTCTGAATG GTTTGAGAGGGAGCGCACCTGCCCACTGTGCAGGGCACTGGTGAAGCCAGCAGACCTCCGGTCATTCGGCGACGGTTCGACAAGCCTCTTTTTCCAGCTTTTCTAG